In Spirosoma pollinicola, the genomic window AGCCAAACTACGTAACGATTAGATAGAGTAACACATACAATCTTTAGGTAGTTTAAATCTTTCAGTAAACAATCAATCGAACAAGTATCAGACGGTTTTCATCTTTTTGAGAATTCGGGCGAATGGGCTGCTACAATCTTAAAAATCCTTTAAATCCCAAGAATCCCGGTTCAGATTACCGCCCAAACTTCAACGTCGTGCCAATTCTGAAACCTAATCCCTGATATTTCGCATCCTGCCACTGCGAAATAACCTCTACCCGGAAGAAAGGAAGGACCTGCGGGATAAGCCCATCCAGCCCATAACCGACTTCGGTATAATTCTTCGAGGCCGGTGTGTAGAGGTAATGTACAAACAGATTCTCTTTCAGACCAAGCAGCCGGACTAAGGTTAACTGCGTAACAAAAAACTTACGAAACTCAGCAAGCACATGGGCTTCGGCAAAACGCTTTGCAGTGCTGTACTGGTAATAAGGAAGTAATCGGTAAGTCGATACAACATCGCCCTGCTGAAAGAAAAACTGATTGCCCTCAAAATGCTTAAAGTCGGGGAAATATACCTGACGGTCGTTTAGAAATGCCCCGGCGCTGAGTTTGTAATTCAGCTTACTCCGGATACCCGTCTCAAACGAATGGCTGATACTTGCCTGTAGAAAATCATAGTCGACATCAGCCATTCCTTTCCGGTAATTGAGTGTCAATAAAGGGGCATCGTTATCGCGCCGGGCAATCCGCCGACCGTTGCGAATGGTGTATTGCGTACTACCGAGTCGCGCCGAAGCGGTCAGGTTCAACACCAGAGCATTGTGTATCGGGAAAGCCGTTGTGGCAACTTCGTCGTTTACCGGACGATTAGGTGTAAACGTTCGATCACGCCAGTTAATCCAGGGCTTAAGGTCTTCTCTGTAGTTCGCTAATTCGGTACGCCGGGCATATTCCAGGCTACCCGTCAACGATACCCGTTCCTTAAATGGGGATGCCGTAATGGTTAAATTCAGGAAATCCTTCTGATACAATTTCGCGAAATTTTGCTCGAACAGAAGCGTTGTTAACGTATTCAAAAACGGGCTGATTGGATTGTCGGGATTGTATTGGTAAAGGTACCTGCCACCCGTCGCACTAATTTTTGTGGTTTTGTACTGATAGCTGGCCTGGCCATATCCCACAAAACCCTTTCGGCCAAATTGATACCGTCCGGTACCACCCAGATTCCACTCGCCAAGTGGAATTTGCCGGAACCGGTTGACCGAATCTACCTTCGCCCTGAAGCGATAGTTCAGTGCTCCCTCCACCGTGTAACCTTCAACCGTATTGTATTCTATTCGTGTTAACGGGCTTGTATAAATCAGTGAACCCCGCTTCGACAACCGCCACGTGTGCCCGGACAGAAGTTGACCAGCCGAGAATTTTTTCGATGCGTTTTTCTTGTTTGTGCTGTCACGCTTCGTACTATCCGCTTTGACAGGCGCTTTTATTTCTTTTACCAGGCCCAGGCTATCCGCCTTTTGATAGCTCTTGACTTCGGCGGTTGTAAGCGGCACAGATCGGAGCGAATCCCAGTAAACATTCGAACGTTTGCGCGCCAGTGAGTCAACAACCAGCGAATCGTCGCGCACAACGGTTACGTCTTCCTTCCGACTTTTACGCGCCTGTTTCTCCTGCTTTTCGTACTCCTTAACCATCTGACGAAGGTTTTTTGTCGAGAACTCCTTTTGCTTCTTAACTAACTCGTCGAAGTTCTTACCCTTTATATCGCTTTTGGCCAGCGTCTGCGTTGGGGGCGCTTTCTTTTCATCGGCGACTTCAATGTCTTCAACAAAGGCAGGATTCACCACGAACTCGGTGAAGGTCAAATTCCGGATATAATAGCCAGTGGCTTTCACGCCCAGATACGACCCCTTCCCTTCGTACCGCTGGTTTGTTGGCATCCAGACCCCTTGCACGGGGCTGCAAATGTGACGCACTGAAATAGAAACGCCAATATTATTGACTGTCTCTAACTGTAAACTGTGAATGGCCCAGGTATTTTCCAGTATGTAAATTGTTCCCCGGAAAACGCCTTCGCCATACTGCCGGGGAGTAACCAGAATTTTACTCACCTCTACCCCACCCGGCTCTCTAAAAGTGCCCTTGTACTCGAATTTGTAATAGGCGAAGGCTTTCGGTGATAAAGGCGATACCGCTCCAGCAATGGTTGGGTTGTAAAAACTGGCGTTGTAAAACTGGTTTGGGCTCAAAAAATCCCCCTGTGAATTCCGATTGGCGATGATTCGCTGCCGATAGGTATTCGGTTGGCTGAATGACACTTCGGCAACCGTTTCGTTGAGCAAGGGAACGCCCACTTTAAAATTAGCTTCTTTTTCGGCTTCTTTCAGTTGCTTCCGAAAGGCCATTTCGGCCAAATTGGGTAGGTCAATCACGGTAAACGAAGACTTGGTATACACCCTGGCTTTAAATCGCTGCACCTGCAACTGATGAAAGCGACTCTTGGCGATGGCCCGGCGCATAATCGTATAGGCAGGGTCTTCGTTACCAGCTTTCGTTTGCACTTCGGCCAGACGCAGCGCCTGCTCTTCCAACGTGGCATCCAGCGTGGCAAAGTCCGAGTTTATGTCAACAGGTTTCTGTATTGTCTGAAAGCCCAGGTATTGGAAAACAATGTCATATTTACCCGGTGCCAGCGGAATTTCATACCGCCCCTCGGCATTCGTAATGGTACCTTTAGCGGTTCCTTTTACAATTACAGCGGCAAACGGTAAGGCTTCCCCCTGTGCGTTTTTGACCGTTCCACGCAAACCCGTATTGCCCGTTTGTGCGGTGGTGGTAAATGAATACAGGGAGATAAATAGTAGTAGAATGGACTTCATGCAAACAGCTAGGTTGTGAATCATGCGAATGTACTCGTTAAACGAAGGGTAGCCTACATATTTTCGCCAAAGAATGTATTTTCATCGGCAGACGGAACAGGCTCTCCACTAAAGGTAAGATGCACCTCTGAATGAAAACGTTGTCTGCTTTATTGTTAAAAATCTATAATGTCTTTGTGTATCTTGCTGCAAACTGCTCACAACCTGAATCCTATGCACAAACCCGTACACTTCTTCATTAAATTATTTACATTTCTAGCCTTCCTGTCAACCGCCGGCGCACAGGTATCGTCTCCATCAGCCGTTTTATTCGAACGTGATCGGTCGCGGGTAGTCGATGAAATTCTGGATGATCGTTTCACAAATTTCCTTCCTCAGCTTATGCGTCGGGAGGGAATTGATATGTGGGTCATTATCTCGCGTGAATACAACGAAGACCCCGTTTTGCGGACGATGCTGCCCAGCACGTGGCTCTCGGCCCGCCGTCGAACGATTATCGTATTCTTTGATCAGGGTGGCGATAAAGGTGTTGAAAAACTAGCCATTGCCCGTTACGACGTAGGCAACCTGCTCAAAGGTGCCTGGGACATCGACGTTCGGCCAAACCAGTGGGAAGCGCTGGCGAAGATTATTGAAGACCGAAAGCCGAAGAAA contains:
- a CDS encoding DUF5686 and carboxypeptidase regulatory-like domain-containing protein, which encodes MKSILLLFISLYSFTTTAQTGNTGLRGTVKNAQGEALPFAAVIVKGTAKGTITNAEGRYEIPLAPGKYDIVFQYLGFQTIQKPVDINSDFATLDATLEEQALRLAEVQTKAGNEDPAYTIMRRAIAKSRFHQLQVQRFKARVYTKSSFTVIDLPNLAEMAFRKQLKEAEKEANFKVGVPLLNETVAEVSFSQPNTYRQRIIANRNSQGDFLSPNQFYNASFYNPTIAGAVSPLSPKAFAYYKFEYKGTFREPGGVEVSKILVTPRQYGEGVFRGTIYILENTWAIHSLQLETVNNIGVSISVRHICSPVQGVWMPTNQRYEGKGSYLGVKATGYYIRNLTFTEFVVNPAFVEDIEVADEKKAPPTQTLAKSDIKGKNFDELVKKQKEFSTKNLRQMVKEYEKQEKQARKSRKEDVTVVRDDSLVVDSLARKRSNVYWDSLRSVPLTTAEVKSYQKADSLGLVKEIKAPVKADSTKRDSTNKKNASKKFSAGQLLSGHTWRLSKRGSLIYTSPLTRIEYNTVEGYTVEGALNYRFRAKVDSVNRFRQIPLGEWNLGGTGRYQFGRKGFVGYGQASYQYKTTKISATGGRYLYQYNPDNPISPFLNTLTTLLFEQNFAKLYQKDFLNLTITASPFKERVSLTGSLEYARRTELANYREDLKPWINWRDRTFTPNRPVNDEVATTAFPIHNALVLNLTASARLGSTQYTIRNGRRIARRDNDAPLLTLNYRKGMADVDYDFLQASISHSFETGIRSKLNYKLSAGAFLNDRQVYFPDFKHFEGNQFFFQQGDVVSTYRLLPYYQYSTAKRFAEAHVLAEFRKFFVTQLTLVRLLGLKENLFVHYLYTPASKNYTEVGYGLDGLIPQVLPFFRVEVISQWQDAKYQGLGFRIGTTLKFGR